In the Rubrivivax gelatinosus IL144 genome, GCTGGGCGTGCGCCTCTTCCAGCGCAGCACGCGCAGCCTGGCGCTGACCACCGACGGCGAGCGCCTCTACGGCCAGGTGCGGCTGCCGTGGCACGAGATCGGCACCGCGCTGACCGAGCTGCGCCAGGGTGCCGGCAAGCCCGCCGGCACGCTGAAGATCGCGCTGGCGCCGACGGTCGGCCGCGAGTACGTGCTGCCCTTGCTCGCCGGGTTCGTGCGCCGCTACCCCGAGGTGCTGCCCGACCTGCATTTCGACAATCACCAGGTCGACCTGGTGGCCGAGGGTTTCGACGTCGCCATCGGCGGCGGCATCGAGCTGACCGACGCCCTGATCGCGCGTGAGCTGGCGCGGGTGCAGCTCGTGCTGGCGGCCTCGCCGGACTATCTGAAGGCCCAGGGCAGGCCCGGGCATCCGCGGGATCTGCCACGCCACCACGGCCTGCTGCGCCGCTCGCTGGTCACCGGGCGCACGGTGCCGTGGTCCCTGAAGAACGCCGAAGGCGAGGAACTGGTCGCCAACGTCCGGCCGGTGATGGTGCTGGACGACCCCGAAGCCATGGCGCGCGCCGCGGCCATGGGGCTCGGCATCGCGATGCTGCCGCTGCCGCACGCCCTGCCGCTGCTGGAGAGCGGCGCCCTGGCGCGCGTGCTCCCGGGCTGGCACGCCGAGGCGCGGCCGCTGTCGATCTACTACACCAGCCGCAGACTGCTGCCGGCCAAGCTGCGGGTGTTCGTCGACTACATCGTCGAGCAGTTCCGCGCCAGCGGGCATGCGGATCGGTTCGCGCCGCCGCTGGGCTAGGAGTTCCTCGCCGCCGCAGGCCGACGGGCGGCGTCGTGTGGCGTGAAAACTCCCGTGACGGCCATGGGGTTGAGGCGCGCTCGCGGACGGCCGTTCTTCGGCCCGCGACACTGCGCCGCATGGCGGCGTTCGAGCAGGTTCTCTTGCTGTTCCTCGCCGCCGTGGTGCTGGCCGCGGCGGCGCGGCGGGTCGGTGCGCCGTATCCGGTGTTCCTGGCGATCGGCGGCGCGCTGCTGGCCTTCGTGCCCGGGGCGCCGCAGCTGAGCCTGCCGCCCGAACTGGTGCTGGCGCTGTTCGTCGCGCCGGTGCTCGTCGACGCCGGCTTCGACGCCTCGCTGCGCGACCTTCGCGACAACTGGGGGCCGCTGCTCGGCCTGGTGGTCGTGGCGATCGGCCTGACGACGGCGGCGGTGGCGCTGGTCGTGCATGCACTCGCGCCCGGCGTGCCCTGGGCGGCGGCGGTCGCGCTGGGCGCGCTCGTCGCCCCGCCCGATGCCGTGGCGGCGACGGCCGTCCTGCGCCCGCTGCGCCCGCCGCAGCGGCTGCTGAGCGTCCTGGAAGGTGAGAGCCTGCTCAACGACGCCAGCGCGCTGCTGATCTATCGCCTGGCCGTCGGCGCCGTCGCGGCGGGCGGTTTTTCGGTGCAGGCGGTGGCGCCGACCTTTCTGCTCGGCGTGGCCGGCAGCCTCGTCGCCGGGCCGGTGCTCGGCTGGCTGGTGCAGCGTGCACTCGAGCGTGTGCAGCACATCCCGACCTCGATCATCCTGACCTTCCTCGGCGCGATCGGCGTCTGGCTGTTCGCCGAGCGCGTCGGGCTGTCGGGCGTGCTGACGACGGTCTGCTTCGCGATGACCTTGTCGCGCACCGCGCCGGCACGGGTGCCGGCCCGCGTGCGCCTGCCGACCAACGCGGTCTGGGCGACGGTCGTCTTCGCGCTGAACATCTTCGCGTTCATCTTCATCGGGCTGCAGATCAGGCCGATCCTGGTCGAGCTGGCCCCGGCGCTGCGCGAGCAATACCTGACGGTGGGCGCCGCGGTGCTGGCGACCGTCATCGGCGTGCGCATCGCCTGGCAGATGTCGTTCAACGCGGTGCTGCGCTGGCGCGACCGCCGCTTCGGCTTCCGGCCGCCGCGCCCGATGCTGCAGCCCACCGCGGGCAGCGGGCTGGTGATCGCCTGGGCCGGCATGCGCGGCATCGTCACGCTCGCCGCCGCGCTGGCGCTGCCCGAAGGCTTCCCGGCACGCGACATGATCGTGCTCACCGCCTTCCTGGTCGTGCTCGGGACCCTGCTGCTGCAAGGCCTCACGCTGAGACCGCTGCTTTGCGCCCTGAAGCTCGACGACGGCGACCCGGTCGCCCACGAGGAACGGCTGGCACGCGAGCGCCTGCTGCAGGCGGCCTGCAGGCACCTGCCGGCCGGCGGCTCGCCGGCCGTCGATCTCGTGCGCCACGAGCTGACGATCCGCCTGGGTCAGATGCACCTGCGGGACGGTCCGAATGCCGCCTTCGGCGCGGAATGCGACACCGCCTACCGCAGCGCGCTGCGGGCCGCGCGGGCGGCGCTGCTGACGCTGCGCCAAAGCGGCGAGATCGGCGACGACGCCTTCCACCGCCTGGAGAACGACCTGGACTGGATGGAGGTCTCCGACCCGCTGCGGGCGGCGAACGCCGATGCCACCGAGTAAGGCCGCGGCAGCGGACGGACCCGGGCCGGCCTACGATGGCCGCATGGCAACCGGAGCCTGCCGATGAACCCGAACGAGACCCACCCGCACGCTGCGCCGCCAGCCCCGCGGCGCATCGAGGCGCGCCCTTCCGACGTCGGCGGCATCGTGCTGCGGCGCGCCCTGCCCCACCGTGCGCTGCGCACCGTCGGCGCGTGGTGCTTCGTCGACCACGCCGGTCCGGCGCACTTCCCGCCCGGCCAGGGCATGCACGTGGGGCCGCATCCGCACATCGGGCTGCAGACCTTCACCTGGATGATCGAAGGCGCACTGCTGCACCGGGATTCGCTGGGCAGCGAGCAGCTGATCCGCGCCGGCCAGGTCAACCTGATGACCGCCGGGCGCGGCATCGCGCACAGCGAAGACCAGGTCGGCGACGGCGGCGCGCTGCACGCCGCGCAGATGTGGATCGCGCTGCCCGACGCCGAGCGCAACCGGGCGCCGGCCTTCGAGCACCACGCCGAACTGCCGGTCGTCGAAGGCGACGGCGTCAGCGTCACGGTGCTGGTCGGCGAGGCGCTCGGCCGGCGCTCGCCGGTGCAGGTGTTCAGCCCGCTGGTCGGCCTGGACCTCGTCGCGCAGCGCGAAGCGACCGTGAGCCTGCCGCTGGATCCCGGCTTCGAGCATGCGGCGCTGGTGCTGCGCAAGAGCGCCACCGTCGCGGGCGAAGCGCTGGAGCCTGGAACGCTGCTCGATCTGGGCCGGGGCGCCAGCGCCGTCGAGATCCACCTCGCCGCCGACGCGCAACTGCTGCTGCTGGGCGGCGCGCCGTTCGGGCCGCCGCCGCTGCTGTGGTGGAACTTCGTCGCCCGCACGCAGGACGAGCTGGAGCAGGCGCTGGCCGACTGGAACGGCGGCAGCGAGCGCTTCGGCGAGGTCCCGGGTGCGGGCTCGCCGCGCCTGGTCGCGCCGTCGCTCGCCGGGCTGCGCCTCAAGTCCGGCACCTGAACCGGGGGCGGCCTGTCGAAACGGCGCCCCGCCGTTCGTCGTGCAAGACCACTGCCACAGGAGACGTGCATGCCCCGCTACATGATCCAGGTCCGCGCCACCGCGATGAGCGAGGCCGGCGACTTTCCCGACGACCCGACGCTGGTGCCGCGCATGATGGCCTTCCATGACGAGATGGCGCGGGCCGGCGTGCTGCTCGACGGCGCCGGCCTGCAGCCCAGCAGCCAGGGCTTTCGCGTGCAGTACGACGCCGCCGGCCTGGCGAGCCTGA is a window encoding:
- a CDS encoding LysR family transcriptional regulator, yielding MSTELRGALDAFITAADAGSFSAAARRLGLTPAAVSKSVAQLEARLGVRLFQRSTRSLALTTDGERLYGQVRLPWHEIGTALTELRQGAGKPAGTLKIALAPTVGREYVLPLLAGFVRRYPEVLPDLHFDNHQVDLVAEGFDVAIGGGIELTDALIARELARVQLVLAASPDYLKAQGRPGHPRDLPRHHGLLRRSLVTGRTVPWSLKNAEGEELVANVRPVMVLDDPEAMARAAAMGLGIAMLPLPHALPLLESGALARVLPGWHAEARPLSIYYTSRRLLPAKLRVFVDYIVEQFRASGHADRFAPPLG
- a CDS encoding pirin family protein encodes the protein MNPNETHPHAAPPAPRRIEARPSDVGGIVLRRALPHRALRTVGAWCFVDHAGPAHFPPGQGMHVGPHPHIGLQTFTWMIEGALLHRDSLGSEQLIRAGQVNLMTAGRGIAHSEDQVGDGGALHAAQMWIALPDAERNRAPAFEHHAELPVVEGDGVSVTVLVGEALGRRSPVQVFSPLVGLDLVAQREATVSLPLDPGFEHAALVLRKSATVAGEALEPGTLLDLGRGASAVEIHLAADAQLLLLGGAPFGPPPLLWWNFVARTQDELEQALADWNGGSERFGEVPGAGSPRLVAPSLAGLRLKSGT
- a CDS encoding cation:proton antiporter, with the protein product MAAFEQVLLLFLAAVVLAAAARRVGAPYPVFLAIGGALLAFVPGAPQLSLPPELVLALFVAPVLVDAGFDASLRDLRDNWGPLLGLVVVAIGLTTAAVALVVHALAPGVPWAAAVALGALVAPPDAVAATAVLRPLRPPQRLLSVLEGESLLNDASALLIYRLAVGAVAAGGFSVQAVAPTFLLGVAGSLVAGPVLGWLVQRALERVQHIPTSIILTFLGAIGVWLFAERVGLSGVLTTVCFAMTLSRTAPARVPARVRLPTNAVWATVVFALNIFAFIFIGLQIRPILVELAPALREQYLTVGAAVLATVIGVRIAWQMSFNAVLRWRDRRFGFRPPRPMLQPTAGSGLVIAWAGMRGIVTLAAALALPEGFPARDMIVLTAFLVVLGTLLLQGLTLRPLLCALKLDDGDPVAHEERLARERLLQAACRHLPAGGSPAVDLVRHELTIRLGQMHLRDGPNAAFGAECDTAYRSALRAARAALLTLRQSGEIGDDAFHRLENDLDWMEVSDPLRAANADATE